The Candidatus Nitrosotenuis cloacae genome segment AAATGATGGTAGAGATCTCAAAGACGGTGGACAACGAGGTGGGTGACGGCACCACATCATCTGTAGTATTTTCAGGGGCACTTTTGGAAAAGGCGGAGGAGCTTTTGGCAAAAGGTGTTCACTCATCGGTAATTGTAGAGGGATATCAGGCAGCACACGAGAAGGTCATGGAACTGTTGTCACAAATTGCAAAAAAGGTAGACCCGACAGACGAGGAATCGTTACTAAAAATAGCAACAACTAGCATGCAGTCAAAGCTGATCTCAGAGGACAGCAGCATTCTCTCAAGACTTGTAGTTGATGCAGTACTGCGTGTGGCAGAAAAGAAGGGCGACACGTACATTGTAGACCTTGACAATATCAAAGTAGAGAAAAAGGCAGGCGCCTCAATTCAGGATACCGAACTTGTAAAGGGAATAGTACTTGACAAGGAGGTGGTGCACAGCGGAATGCCTACAAAGATTGACAAGGCAAAGATTGCATTACTGAACGCAGCACTAGAAGTTGAAAAAACTGAGATGAGTGCGGAAATTAGAATCACGGACCCGACCCAGATGCAAATGTTCTTGGAGGAAGAAAACAGGATGCTAAAGTCCATGGTTGACAAGCTGCAAAGAATCGGCTGCAACGTTTTGGTCTGCCAAAAGGGAATTGACGATATAGCGCAACACTATCTTGCTAAATACGGAATCCTGTCTGTAAGGCGAGTAAAGGAAAGCGACATGACAAAGCTCTCAAAGGCGACAGGCGGCAGGATCACAACAAATCTTGACGATATGACTGAAAAGGATCTCGGCCACGCAGAACTGGTGCACCAAAAGAAGGTGGAATCGGACAAGTGGGTATTCGTCGAGGGATGCAAGAATCCAAAATCAGTATCCGTCCTGGTACGAGGTGGCTCACAAAGAGTAGTCGACGAGGTGGACAGGTCGCTTCATGATGCACTTATGGTTGTAAAGGACGTAATCGAAAAGCCGGCAATAGTTGCAGGTGGTGGAGCACCAGAAGCATACCTTGCATCACAGCTAAAGGAGTGGTCTGACAACTTTGAGGGGCGCGAACAACTTGCAATCAGAAAGTACGCCGAGGCATTGGAGGTAATCCCGCTTACAATTGCGGAAAACGCGGGAATGGATCCAATTGACACCATGGCAAACTTGAGGGCCAAGCAAAGCAGCGGTAGAAAGTGGGTCGGAATCAACGCAAAAGAGGGAAAAATCGACGACATGTTTGCACTCAATATCGTAGAGCCGGTCGCAGTAAAGGAGCAGATCTCAAAATCTGCAACAGAGGCGGCATGCATGATACTTCGAATCGACGACGTCATTGCAGTTTCAGGCAAAAAGTAACTGCAAAAAACTTCAAAACATATCTCTCCATTAGATTCCAGTGTACAAAATAGGAATTGATCTTGGTGGTACCAAGATAGAGGGAATCTGCCTTGATGAGAAACTCAATGCTGTCAAAAGAACAAGAATTCCGACGAACCAGCACAACGGCTACCGATTCATTGTAGATTCAATCGTCTCACTCGTAAGGGATCTGACAAAGGAAATCTCCGACTATTCCATCGGAATCTGCACTCCTGGGGCAATATCAAAAAAGACGGGTCTTATCAAAAACAGCAACACACAGTGTCTTATTGGCATGCCGCTAAAGGACGACCTTGAAAGGCTGCTTGGAAGAAAAATTGCAATGGACAACGACGCAAACTGTTTTGCAATGGCAGAGTCCAGGCTTGGAGCGGCGGTAGGTCATGGAGTCGTATTTGGTGTAATAATGGGGACAGGCGTCGGCGGAGGAATAGTAATTGATGGAAAAGTGCATCGGGGCAGGACGAACATTGCAGGAGAGTGGGGTCACCACACGCTTCACCAGAACGGAAACAAGTGTTATTGCGGAAAGCTTGGATGCGTTGAGACATACATCAGCGGTCCTGCGCTTGAAAAAAGATGGACCCAACTTACCGGGAAAAAATCCGGTCTTCCGGAGATAGTAAAGGCTCTTGATGGCGTACCGGCGCAGACATGGAAAAAGGAATTTCTGGAAAACTTTGGGACCGGCCTTGCAAACGTGATCGACATTTTGGATCCTGATGCGGTCGTACTGGGTGGCGGACTGTCAAACATCGACTTTTTGTACACCGAGGGGAGGGATGCGGTGTATGGTACGGTGTTTAGCGACTTGGTGGATACGCCGATTCTGAAAAACAAACTCGGCGACTCTGCCGGTGTGTTTGGCGCCGCATTACTGTGAGGGACAGCCTTCCATCCTTTGGATGTAAAAACCGCTGGTCATTATCTCGATCTCAATCTCGTCTGGAACCGACTCTGAATGGCAGAAATGGCACTCTTCCGATGTGACCTTGGCTTCCTGCTCTCCTATTGTGGTAAGCCACTTTTTTGCATACTGGATTGCCTTCTGGTTGTCCTGCGAGTCTGTGATCACGTCAAAGTGCATGGTGTGCCCGTCTTTTGCCTTCACATAGGTGTCAAAAACGTGGACCTTCATGGTGTGTGTGGCTGTAAGACGGTTTTTATTTTTTGTCAGAAGTTCTCATAGGCATGATATACAATGCGCCTTGTATTTTCCAAAAGTAAGGAGCACAGATCAATGATTTTATCTGTGCTTAGATCGATTTCGGCAAGATCTCTTTCCAAAAGACGTCCCAACTCGGAATCGTTTCTAATTCTGCGGTATTCTCTTTCATACCACATGAGAAAACTAATTGCGTTTACGTTACCAGTCTTCTTTGCCTTTGCCTTGAATTTGTCCAGGCCGATCCTGTCTATTTTACAATCAAACTTTTTGTTGTATTCCTCTAGAAGATCCGTATATGACTCTTGAATCGCTTTCAGAAATTCCATGATCTGAGATGTGGCATCTTTTTTGGCTGATCTGATTTCCTCTAGAATCCTCTCTGCATCCGCTATCCTTCTTGCCGCACTCATACAGGGATGTAAAACAAATTATTATTGAATCATCGTAATTTTGCAAGATCCCTGTCGATCTTTGCTTTTTCTAGCGCCTTTTTTGCATCATCGTATGCTATTTTCTTGGTGGAGTTTGTGGGATTTGAGTTATAGTCCTTTTTTGCCTGCGACAGTTTGAGATCTGCTGCCTTTACCGCATCTTTTGCATCCTTTAGCGCCTTTAGTTTTGCAGCATTGCTTGCATCGGTCGCTGCTTTTCCTTTTGGCGATTTTGCAGTTGTGCTGGAAGTCGTTTTATCTAACGTTTTCTTTTGTGCCTCCAAATCGCTCTTCTTTTTTGCCTTGATCTCTTCTGCGATTTGTTTCTCTCTTTGTTTTGCCTTTTCTCTTGCCTCACTGCCTCCTGCGTTTGCAGTTGGCATTATCTGAGTTAGTAAAATTGTACTTGCAAATACGGCAAACAGCATCAACGACTTTCTCACGTGCTGAGCACCTTCTGTCCTGACATAATTCCGATACTGTGATGTGTTCTCCATTTTCTATATGCGATTGTTTTTTCGTTTTGAACGATCAAACCTATTTACAAATATTGTTGTGATGCGGGCAATTTTGCCTTGATTATTCTAATTGTTTTATTATTTTGAGAAAGTTGAGACTCTTGTGTATTATGTTCTCCGGATAACAGTTAAGCATCCAGCCGTTGTTTATCCTGTAAAACTCCATATCTTTGCAGTCCACGTTGTATTCTAATACGCTATTGTCAAATTCCCAATCAAAGCCGTTGCGAATTTCAGCTGATGGATAATTGTGCCCACGTACCAACGTGATGGTGTTTTTGTCATAGTTTGCCTCAACTTCTGCATACAGGGCGTTTGGATACAGGTAGATGACACTGGGATGCTTTGTGATTGCGTCAAACTCCCTTTTTGTGACGTATTCGTTGTGCAATACGATCACTTTGTCGTAATTTGAAAGAATTGACGGGTCTTTGTCAACGTCAACGTCTGTCACAAACGAGTAGCCCAGAAGGTACAGTGTCTGCACTGCGTTGGGATTTGCCTGCGGCAGAAAGTCGTGTCTGATTTGCGTCGTGAGGCACTCCGAACCGCACTCATTCCTGTAGTACGTGTAAAATCCCGGTTCTGTATATGCAGACGCTGTAAACGTGGGAAAAATCACGACTGATTTTTTTGGCTCGTTCTTTACACTGGCTCCCTCATAGTTGATCTTTGGATCCAGCTCCAACAAGATCTGGTTGTAGTGTTTTTTCCCGTCTACTAGAACATGTTCGTCTTCTTTGACGTACGTGTTAAAGATGGATGTGGAATTGACAAATGTCCAACCCCCACTGCTTTTTGAAAAGTATTCTCCAACATAATCGTTAAAATCTGCGTCATAACTGTAGCGTTGCGGAATATTTTCTGGCTCTTGTATCGGAGCATTTTGCAATGCTAGAGTAATTGCAATTATTGCTGCGACAATTCCCACACCTACCGGCACGTACCTGTTCATGGATATTGTGTATCCATAACGACTTTAAGCTTTTGCGAATGTTGAAAACAAAACCCTCATCTATTCTGACGTGTTGTCGCTGAAATCCAGTCACTGTGGTTCTATGGTGGCAGGAGGCTTGCTTGATATCACGTATGATACCCACGTGACCTCGTCTATCTCGTTTGTAATTCGGTTGCTTATCTTTGCTAGCACATCATGCGGCAGCCGCGTCCAGTCTGCAGTCATCGCATCTGTTGACTCGACT includes the following:
- the thsB gene encoding thermosome subunit beta, which encodes MASIQQTPNGPVLVLKESALQQKGRDAQKNNIMAAKLVADLVRTSLGPRGLDKMLVDSIGDVTITNDGATILKEIDVQHPAAKMMVEISKTVDNEVGDGTTSSVVFSGALLEKAEELLAKGVHSSVIVEGYQAAHEKVMELLSQIAKKVDPTDEESLLKIATTSMQSKLISEDSSILSRLVVDAVLRVAEKKGDTYIVDLDNIKVEKKAGASIQDTELVKGIVLDKEVVHSGMPTKIDKAKIALLNAALEVEKTEMSAEIRITDPTQMQMFLEEENRMLKSMVDKLQRIGCNVLVCQKGIDDIAQHYLAKYGILSVRRVKESDMTKLSKATGGRITTNLDDMTEKDLGHAELVHQKKVESDKWVFVEGCKNPKSVSVLVRGGSQRVVDEVDRSLHDALMVVKDVIEKPAIVAGGGAPEAYLASQLKEWSDNFEGREQLAIRKYAEALEVIPLTIAENAGMDPIDTMANLRAKQSSGRKWVGINAKEGKIDDMFALNIVEPVAVKEQISKSATEAACMILRIDDVIAVSGKK
- a CDS encoding ROK family protein, producing the protein MYKIGIDLGGTKIEGICLDEKLNAVKRTRIPTNQHNGYRFIVDSIVSLVRDLTKEISDYSIGICTPGAISKKTGLIKNSNTQCLIGMPLKDDLERLLGRKIAMDNDANCFAMAESRLGAAVGHGVVFGVIMGTGVGGGIVIDGKVHRGRTNIAGEWGHHTLHQNGNKCYCGKLGCVETYISGPALEKRWTQLTGKKSGLPEIVKALDGVPAQTWKKEFLENFGTGLANVIDILDPDAVVLGGGLSNIDFLYTEGRDAVYGTVFSDLVDTPILKNKLGDSAGVFGAALL
- a CDS encoding DUF2024 family protein, translated to MKVHVFDTYVKAKDGHTMHFDVITDSQDNQKAIQYAKKWLTTIGEQEAKVTSEECHFCHSESVPDEIEIEIMTSGFYIQRMEGCPSQ